Part of the Serinus canaria isolate serCan28SL12 chromosome 1, serCan2020, whole genome shotgun sequence genome is shown below.
AGCTGAATGGGACATGAACTCGTGTATTCCCTCCTCAAGAATCAGGTGAGAGAGAATGTAGCCTTCAGCTGTTTTGTCTTACTTGAAATACTGTGAAGTTCTCCTCTTACAATTGCAGGGAGGCCTGGGGCCACGGCGGGACCTGGCTGCCAGTGCAGCCTCaaggctgctgcctttcctgggtcctgcagcacacagcaagaCCCCAGCTCGCCATCTGAGTTgctttggtttgattttgttttctcagggATGGTGCACAAATCCCACTGGACCAGATGGGACGAGAAGGGCACACCGAAGTTTTCAATAAAGTGTTATTTCCCTGCGCATAAAGATTTAGTGCTGGCAGGCAAGGGCACAGTCTTAAGTCAAagtttctttgcatttttatcaCAGTTTTAGATtaggtttgtatttttttttttctctacatgGATAGAGGGTTTCATGCTTAACTCATTCCCTCCCTAGAAAGACCATACATCAGGCATTATCTTGCTGTTCTCATATCACACATATAAAAAGAAGTCTGacctacagaaaaaaagaaaaaattatctaGAATTTAGCAGCTTTACAGTAGCCTCCTTGAAGAGTGCACTAAATGTTGCTTATAAAAACAGAACACATTTGAAAACTAGTATGAAGAGTTCATTCAGACTGAATCAGACTGTTCAGCTGAGCAGACAGGGAGTTTGAAATAATCAGCAGCCTCTGTCAGGGACTTCAGCACAAAGATGTGATAAAACAAATTTCCAGAAATACAGTGCTAAAAAAGGAACGGATGGTTTCctctttttgtctttaaatatcAGGGTAACAGCAAGAGGCCAAGAGAGTGTTGCCACACAGTTTACCAGACTGAGATACAGTTTGATCTTTGCTGCCATTTCTAAGAAGCAAATTCCTTCTTAAGCATACAGAGACTGCctattttttcatcttctgaaaGCCTGTGACTAAGTGTGCAAAAACTTCAGTGGCATCTCTGTGGCATTCTCTAAATCTTTCCCCCGCCCTCCTTCATCCCCCGCAACACTGGCTTAATTGTTCACAAGTGACAAACTCAAAGGGTTGATGTTGTTCCTGGTAATATGATCCAAGGCTTCAATTTCATGATGTTTTTGATTTCTTCTAGGTTCTTGTAGGAGAAAGTACAGTATATAGAGAACAAGGCAAGGCACCTTCAATCTAGCAATTTGGTGGGCATGTTATCCTAGGAAGCTGGGTGGAGGTACATACTGGGATATCAGTGAAATACATAGGACTGGACTTGGCATGCttagctaaaaataaaaataaagttttgtaGTATGTCCAGTTTTAAAacgtctttttttttttaaaacaccagAAATATTAAACTATAATTTGTAACTACCCTTTGCATTGGTGCTGCAAAAAAGAACACAACAACATCCTTGCCCATGCTTTGCTAAGTAGGTGTGGGATTCAGCCAAAATTAACAATGGCATTAAGTTCAGTTCCttaaaaacaggaaaggatTATATTTGAAATGGATTTAGGTAGCGCACTTCTGATTagtcttacttttttttcttttattggtGGTGGTTGATTTTCAAACAATGAAGATTTAGTAGATGAAAAATGAGCCTTAATTCAGGCCTACAAGGCCTACAAAATTCTTTGGACCCACTTTTCCAAAAATGAGTGGGTCTTGCTCGCTGGGCAAGGCAAATGTTACCATTACCAGTAAGCCTGTGATATgtataaaacacacacacaaaaagaaactATAGGGGGATGCCAAACACACGTTTCAGAAAACTCCCCAGTGGTTGTGTTTGACATTCTTCCCTCCACTTTAATGCCAACCTCAGAAGCACAGTATCTGTTACTAAAGAGTATTCACATTTAATCAATATTTTAAGCCAGAGACAATGATCCTATTCTTTAtagatataatttttaataatagaTTTTTGAAGGCTTCCTGATTCCCTGATTGCTTTCAAAACTAAGCCACCGGCAACACTTAAGTTATAGAGAAACACAATCCCTGCAAAAGGTCACAAACAGTGGAGCGAGCAGCCTtataaaaaagggaagaagagaaatcCATAATAGCACAGGTTTACAGCATCTAACTAGAAATTACTTGATTATTTGTGTGCTACAAAATAGAACTTAAACACATGGATTTTGCTGAAACTGGACTCAAAAAGGGATTATGGGCAATTGTCAGCAGGCAAGGTATCAAGTGTACTTGTGAAGTATGTCATTCACATGAAGTGTCACAGTCACagaaaagatattaaaaaggCATTCCAATATCTGGTAGGGCATTCCATGGTCTGAGTTTAGCTGGTTCATCCAGGTGTCTTCTCGTTGTGGTGGAGCTACATGTTGAGATTTATCCACTTGCAACAACTCAGTTCAGAAACAGGAACGGGCAAGCTGGTGACCTGCCACAAGCTGATCCACAGACACGGCCAAGGGGAAGTCTGGCAAGGATAAATCGCTCAACTGTACTTGGGACTCAGTAAAGTCACAACACCTGTGAGGATCTGGCTATGTCGTCTTGCTCTTGTTCACTGGTTTGCCTCCATTCATTATTGCAGATGCACTTGTGCTTTTACTTGGAGTTACCCCAGCCTTTGGCACTGTTTCTCCAATATCATGCAAGGATGGTTCTCGATACATGGCAactgaggggaaggaagagaaagggagaagcaTTTTAAACAATGTATCACATATGAGAGTTCATCTTAAATAGGATTAATTGTCTATGCTCCTCTTGTGTACCAGGGAAACTCTTTATTTTGCACCACTGATAGAATTGCTTTTCCCTCCAAAATTCTCACACTTCTGCATCTGACTTAAAAGTTCAATGGACACTATATCTTGGAAATGTACAGCTAGTGTTCTTTCTTTGAATAAGGCACACAAAATTGTACAAGTGTATACCCATGTGTATGTATACACAATCcttaaacaaacatttttaaaaaaatgcgAGCTTTTAGAAGTAAAATGTGTTAAGACAGATTGCAATAAAAAATGGGATCATACAATACAGTCGTCTAGACTTAAGTGTTCTTAGTCATAGATTGAAAGACTAGGCTAGGGTCCAGTTCTACAAAGTTACATGTACATCAGTCTTTCAAATTTGAGGAATTTGGCCATGGTCTTTTCTTCAGGTGTGCCCTGAAGAAATGCCCAGGACATGTGGAGAGTACAAAGGTTGTTTGGGGGCTTTCCTACCTCATTTCCAAAAACATATGCAGTAGCCACTGATCTCCACTGAATGTAGAATTGCAGAAAACTCCAAATTCAGGACTATTAACTGAATTCTTAGAGGAATTAGAAGTTTTTCCCTTGGCTTCAGTCCCTATCTCACCCCTTCAAATCCTTTGAGGGAAATACATGTATTCAATTACACAGTTCAAGCATTAAGCTGCCTTAATGATTAATGCTCTTGGATAAttcaatttcattttccatgtcACTCTATCAGGTAATATTTCCACTTATACCTAACTCCagttgcatttatttatatcaGAGCAATGTTAAAGAGGTGTCACAGCAGTCAAAGGAATTAATCATCACACTGATTTCCAGACTGGATGTGTGCTACCACAGAGAGCACAATTCCTTCATCCCATGGCTAATTAGAGTAGGAGGCTGGAGCATCAGAGTACTGACCTTGATCTTCGATGGTGTGAAGTTTTGTAATAAATGTAAAGGGCCCCATAGCATCATTAGTAATCAAATACTTGTTCTAACATTTCCAGTGACATAATCTAAATCCTTTTATAACTTcttaaagacagaaattaaatgtcTTCTCTAGAGTACAGAAGGCTGGTTATGATCTATATCTTCAGAGTGGCCCATAAATGTGTTTAGGGCACTTAGCTGATTAATTAAAAGAGCTTGGTGAAATAACACTGTGACCTACAAAATTATCACATTGAACAACATGAAATTGAACAATAACATAAGGAATTATATAGAAGAGCTGTCATATTTGATGATTCTCATTGGCAATGTAAATCAAGTTATTTCTAAGCATTGTCTAAGCTATTTTGGTGAAGTCTGATCatccaaatattatttttaaaaagtaacttcTCTCCTAGTACATAGGAATTtgcattgctttaaaaaaatgcactgtATTCCCCTCCCTTTAAGTCTTAATATAAAAAGATCAAGATACAAATTATTAGTATTGTTGAGAGTATATGAAACAACTGTAAACTTTCACAAAACAGGGAAAGCACAAAGGCATCGACCtgacttcaaataaaaataagtttattcTGATTCTTTCCTTTTGATGAAACTAAAGAACTTGACAAACTGATCCTTCAATCAAAAATTTCAAGTTAAGAGCAAAAGTAATTGGACTGCTAACCAAAGCATCACTCAGGTAGGTATTTTCAGGTGGTAAGAAATGAGATAATTTTGAGAATGGCTATGACTGTTTTCAGAGGCTATGTGCATGAATTAGAACAACAAGTAGTGCCATCAGGACAAGAAGCAAAAGGCAgcataaaatatatacatatgcatttatatataAGTACATAAGATAACACAAAAGTTTCAAGATATTaatggatttttcagagaatgtgacaTCATTTTGGTAGGTAAGGCTACTGTGATTGTTATTTGCTCCTATCTTTGTTTAAAGGCCACCTTACATTACACCACTTGGCATAGTAACAcatcataatttattttatagagGGACCTTTGTGTTTTGTATTAGAAagcttttactttaaaatgctgACATTTCATCCATTCCCTTTATAACTACCAATCCTTCAATATTCATTATTTCATTCTGCTTAATGAAAGGACTATTTTCTCGCTACAAGATTCACAATAATTTTTGTCCCGAAcaatggaatattttaaaagcagcacaaTGCTGTTCCacaaaagatttattttcttgtagaATGGCCACTTAGTccctggaaaaatgtttttacacaTGCCCTTTGTAGCATCACTACATGGAAGCACAAAACTGCTCCATTAAACTCTGGGAGTGGCATTGGGATTGGCCCCTGTGTGAAGCATGCATATGAGTAAGGAATCAATTTGGAAACCATTCCCTCTTCTTGTGAGATGCATAGAAGAGTCTGCCAGAGATGGACTGAGCCTCACCTTCCAATGGCTTGGGTAGAAAAtgagctgctggttttgttttcttcactctGTTTCCTTTCATGACCTGCCCTTCTTTGTTCAGCCCCAAGAACCAGGCCCTTCCGGACTCCTGTTGTCTGTAGAGCATGGATGAGTAGATTacataataattttcaaaaacagaCTCCTTGAATTTGCACTCTGGTGTAAAAAGTTCctgtgggaagaaaaacaaatgttaaaTGGTATCTCTAAAGTGCAGGATTTGTTATGCTAACTTACAAATACCTTGTGATAAGTTTTACATATTATTTAAGATATAGTTCTGCTTTAAGGTCAGGAGTTCTGTCTTTGTCTGGAAGACCTCCAGTGAACTTATTTCACTTCCATAAATGCCTCAGTTTACCCATCTGTGCTACAGAGATAGTATATTTTTAAGGTAGAAAGAAAGCCACGCAGGCATAAAAGCACTATTTAAAATACAGGcataattattgttattatgcTTCTTTCTCTGATAGGATGGACTTATAAAGATTAAGAAAGTCTATGCAAAAATAGTATTAATGAGATAACAGTTGTTCTGTTTTAACTGAATGCAGCAGGCTCCCTCTTGTTTACAGCAACTAATATTTGATGCTTGAGGTGCTGCTACCAACAGTCAGCATTCCCTGTAGTCCAGGAAAATACCACGTCAGGGAAATACCATTCTGATATACAAATTTCTGGACAAAGAATAGTAATTCATACTGGCATCCTCAGCAAACATTCCacaactgcaatttttttcagaagtcacATTCAGTAGCAGCAGTTATCCTAAACTCTTTGTAGGTTAATCTAAGCATAAATGTCTGTAGTCCAGCAGccaaataatttaatatatatatatattaataatacAAGTAACTAACAAAATAAACAGTATGAATATTCATTGAGATAGAGATTACcaaaattctttgaaaaaacccaacaagttaataagcaaataaatatacatttaaaatatcacAAGAAAATAGAATTGCATGTGAATGTGATTTTCTGTCTGTGGACCCATCTGCTGAAGCCTGTAGAAGAAATAAGACATAAAAGGAGGAGGTAGATGTGGGAAAGGGGGAAGTAGCTTGCTAAGATTTCAGAGCTGAAAGTTCTCAGCTCTGAATActctttatatttcttttagTTATCTttcccaaaaagcaaaaaaaaaaaaaaaaaaaaaaaaaaaaaaaaatctggaaactTCACATCTTTTCACTTCTCTattcacagtatttttctccatttctttttgttcctggCCCCATGCAGTACTGAGTTAACACCCAGCAGGCAATGTATTTTCAGGGTCTCTGTGCCATCCCCAGCTGCCTATATATTGTGAGAATTTCGCAGCTGTTTCTGCCACAGATTTACTTTCTGGAAATCAAAGTCCTTAAAGACACAGTTCCCCATACCAAAAAGCACAGATTAAAGACTTTTCTGAACGTGCACTGAATGTCACTTGGTGCACAATCTAGTTCTCCTAATGTGGTGGGGCACATGGTATTTGTACTGCCATGGCTTAAGTTACCACCTTTAAGCAAAGCTGCCCTGATGATAACCAGGCATATATTAGCAGTCCCAATCTTTGagtttcagatttaaaaaaaataatgtattttattcagCAAGAAACTAAAAGCAGGGAACagtttggaaataatttctgagcCTGCCCCAAAATAGGTTGCTTTGGCTGTGTCAGCCAGCACATTTAGTGTCTACAGGTCAGACTCTTAcaggatgcaaaaaaaaatctgaattgtGCAATGGGCATCCTTTGGCACTATCACATCTTTACTCCCCATGTGTACAACTGCATACCAACTTCATATATAGggatatgtatatatatacgtgcaaaaatgaaaatagagtCTGTAGTAGAGGCACTGAATAGTAATGATAGGAAAACACCTTAACTGCACCATCTCCTTTGCCATGgggctttttctctctctgttcaaaaCTTTAAGACATCTGTTGTTTGTGTtactctcctttctcctccacTGATTTCAAGTCACAGTAGGGCTCAAGGAGactcaaaataaaaccagaaggCAGGGAGGCATGCTGGAGGGAATGCCTGTTAAAGCCTAGCACAAGCATTTACATGCGAGTCATGTTCCTTGGCTGTTGAAACAGCAGATGCTAATCAGGAAATGCCTACACAGCTCTCCTTATTGCCTACTTCACTGAAAATGCTACCCCCTGTGTTCCCCATGAAGTTTTACTTCCTTGTAAAGCTCAATTACCATAAACACTACTTCTTAGCCAATACTCACATTTTTTGTGCTATAAACAAAAGCTGTTTGTCATTCTATGTTCCTCCCTACTAGAGCTGCTTGGCTGCCTCTAAACACTATTTGTATGTTTTCCCTAACAATATCCATTATGATACTTAAACAAGGTTCCTTCAATTCATATCCCTTTCCTGAATCAAACCAGtctctttcctctctcatttcttTGGCATTGCAGTAGAGTTTCTGACAGTGCACAGCATATGAAGTGGTAGGTGTTTACTTCACAGAGTAACAAAACCAAATATATGGATTATGGCAATGGAATGACTTAGCTACTCCTGGCTGTAGATTAATACACTGGACAAACTGGCATCATTACTATTATGTAGTTATAAAAAATGTAATAGTActccactttttctttcttttttcatacaAGGAAGAGTCAAACCCAAATACTGTATTCTGCTTAAAACTACTGCAGCTATCCTACACCAGATACTTGGGTAGGACAACAGCTTTGGACAGAGTTTGCATTCATCCAGTATATTAGGAGGCTATTCTGCCTGGATTAATCTCTCAGTCAAAAAGCCCCTTAAATATGTATTACTTTAAAACAGACTAATAGTTCCAGCAGTGTGGGGAGTATTCATTAATGAAAATTAGGCACCTGACAGTTACTATGCTGAACTGCTGACACCAGTTCCTCTAAGGAAAGAGTTAaccagaaatgttttgaaatggccccttccctggggcttAGATAAAATTGAATATTTCTAAGTTAAGAGTGGTGCCTAAGGTCTTGCCTCAGACCATCTCAGCTGGCTGAAAATCACTACTGTATTTTCTACTGTAAAGTAGCCATAACACCTAAAGTGTTGGTTTTGCATGTACCTAGGTCAAATCTAGATCTGCATATCTTAGACTTAACCCAGTGAGAACTTCCAGAAAATTACTAATGTGCTAATAGCACtgactgtaaaaaaaaataacccatgGGCAACTTTATTTAAACCTACTGTTGGGGTAGAGGCAGTACAGGGTTTTTTATGAGGGAAACTCAATGGGGAGGACACTCCCCTAGGCTACCTCCCTGTCTGCATCCAACCTGAAGCAATCCAAATCTGCATCTGGCTGACATGAATAATTTAGATCTTCCCTGCAAGAATGACTTTTTGGGTTTTGATCCCAGAACATTTTGTATtaggaaatgaaagaataaattgCAAAACCAGATATAACTTGCAAACAAGAACTTGTGCTCAGGATTTCTCTTTCAAGGTCAGAGTCCAGATTTAACCTgtagttttaaataaaaagtggTTTTATCCTGTCAAAGCAACATTTAAGAAATAAAGTGCATACCAGCTGCCAATTTTCAAAACCCCAGGAATGGATTTTGGCTGTGAAGTGCAATCTGATACAGCTTCCTGGGTCCCAGAGAAGTGAAGGATGTATTAAACTGCACTTTGCTGAGAAGAATTTTCACTTGGATATTTTTCTAGATGCTCATCAAATTTTTGCTTGATGTGAATTCTATTTGGAGATATTTTCATTCTAGTTGCAGAAGCATTAATTGCTAATTAATGATTGTGAGTTCAAAGTTTTGGAATCAAAATTTCTGTCATTGCAAAGATCTTAGTTTTGGGGTccccaccagcactgccaaatctTAGCATTATACTAGTCAGAATGATGGGATTTTACCTCATGGAATCATGTGGTGGTATCAGAATCTACTTTCATAtaagaacaaaacacaaaagaaataaaataataagagACATTATTCACTTCTCACATCTGTGAGTTTCTGAACAAAAGAGCTCAATTTAGTTGTGGTGTCAACACAAAGATATAAGGGGTTGTTGGAAAGTAATGCAGATGACAACTGAGATGAATTCCCTACCAAGTAATGTCTTCCTGTCAATCAAAAGCTGAGGTCTGAGATGATGAAGTTGAGCCTCAATGCCAGTCAATAATATGGCACTGTAGCAAGTGGCTTTCATTCAAAATCAAGGCATATCAAACTTAGTTGTCCCACAAGCCATTGAGTAATCGAAAATATTTGAACGGATTATTAGTGTAATTTCCCATTGCTGTGATTTCACAATTTAGTTTGTTCAAGTTAGTTAGCTTTAGAGAAGTTACACATATCC
Proteins encoded:
- the FGF14 gene encoding fibroblast growth factor 14 isoform X3 → MHPDGSLDGTKDDSSNSTLFNLIPVGLRVVAIQGVKTGLYIALNGEGFLYTSELFTPECKFKESVFENYYVIYSSMLYRQQESGRAWFLGLNKEGQVMKGNRVKKTKPAAHFLPKPLEVAMYREPSLHDIGETVPKAGVTPSKSTSASAIMNGGKPVNKSKTT